In the Mya arenaria isolate MELC-2E11 chromosome 11, ASM2691426v1 genome, one interval contains:
- the LOC128207137 gene encoding uncharacterized protein LOC128207137 translates to MELCFDSLDCAPCPPVFIEGAYEILVATATAANFTAYEVDVIRAKCDIDIPTTTTTTMPTTTTTETSTVPPTTATSTESTSEYTSPTLTTTSSTEWPFTSYNSTDADVDNTTYISTTVFQGTPSSNTHIPTTLFSMYVTPINGTSDNATSGNVSTDEAAGGVQTQGRFELCNDVCVMGVVTGALCLAVIMCAVLAIALKRGVVTRKRSRERGRSRRRFPDVQNTKLYDSVDVDESMSSKRSSGSSFIRRSTDFSRLPVMFDNPAYRRSIELRPVSPHCNWYDPDAANYEYSITNANLVTRKPTSPKGRSLSTSRIFDKRLSGNPNDLKSSRASLREYVPKILKPDSSDNEISNYIPKSAKVNIQNGVIPNSKQPRSSSQRSLPRTPMEDHPVNFNADPRSTFRQTYRSKSFDPDFNLQTERPDINYYTLNNRRSTTKHINRDINHDSPGGKDKNLKTRSQRDKEHSGYVQQIPRSYSVARSSQLPSSPVSATPQAYTDREIVSSNLHREPFVVLTRAPNGNIARAYTSPRKPPRDRSPSVEDRRTNQFAMSYRPAHRDDVFMFQTKL, encoded by the exons ATGGAGCTGTGTTTTGACTCCCTGGACTGTGCGCCGTGTCCGCCAGTCTTCATCGAGGGCGCGTACGAAATCCTGGTCGCCACCGCCACTGCCGCCAACTTCACAGCCTACGAGGTTGACGTCATCCGTGCTAAGTGTGACATCGATATTCcaacaacaacgacgacgacgatgccaacaacaacaacaactgaaaCTTCCACAGTTCCACCAACAACGGCGACTTCAACAGAGTCTACATCAGAATATACGTCACCAACTCTTACCACTACTAGCAGCACCGAATGGCCGTTCACCTCTTACAACAGTACGGATGCCGATGTAGATAACACCACATACATTTCCACCACAGTATTTCAAGGAACACCCTCCTCAAACACACACATTCCGACAACATTGTTCTCAATGTACGTCACGCCTATAAACGGGACGTCGGATAACGCGACGTCAGGGAACGTCAGTACGGACGAAGCTGCAGGTGGTGTGCAGACCCAAGGGCGTTTTGAGCTTTGTAATGATGTGTGTGTGATGGGGGTGGTGACGGGAGCGCTTTGTTTGGCTGTCATCATGTGTGCCGTACTCGCTAT CGCTCTGAAGCGAGGCGTGGTTACCCGGAAGCGGAGTCGTGAACGAGGCAGGAGTCGTCGGCGCTTTCCCGACGTGCAAAACACGAAGTTGTATGATAGTGTGGACGTTGAC GAATCGATGTCCAGCAAGCGAAGCAGTGGTTCTTCCTTTATTCGGAGATCCACGGATTTCTCCCGACTTCCGGTCATGTTCGACAACCCGGCCTACCGCCGCTCGATTGAGCTTCGCCCCGTTAGTCCACACTGCAACTGGTACGACCCGGATGCGGCCAACTACGAGTACTCCATCACGAACGCTAACCTAGTGACGAGGAAGCCCACTAGCCCCAAAGGGAGGTCACTCTCTACCTCCCGCATCTTTGACAAAAGACTGAGTGGCAATCCGAATGATCTAAAATCATCCAGAGCTTCACTTCGTGAGTATGTGCCCAAGATTCTGAAACCTGACAGCAGTGATAATGAGATTTCAAATTATATACCTAAAAGTGCAAAAGTGAACATTCAGAATGGGGTTATTCCGAATAGCAAACAGCCTCGATCAAGTAGCCAGCGCTCACTCCCTAGGACGCCAATGGAGGACCATCCGGTCAATTTCAACGCGGACCCTCGGTCCACATTCAGACAAACATACAGGTCGAAGTCATTTGACCCTGACTTTAACTTACAGACAGAACGACCAGATATAAACTACTACACACTTAACAATCGCAGGTCGACAACGAAGCACATAAATAGAGACATAAACCATGATAGTCCCGGAGGTAAGGACAAAAACTTGAAAACGAGGTCACAACGAGATAAAGAGCACTCTGGTTATGTTCAACAGATACCCCGGAGTTATAGTGTAGCGAGATCTAGCCAGCTTCCGAGCAGCCCGGTCAGTGCGACTCCCCAGGCCTACACTGACCGGGAGATCGTCAGCTCTAATCTGCATCGGGAGCCATTTGTGGTACTCACACGAGCACCCAACGGAAATATTGCACGTGCATATACGTCACCTAGAAAACCACCACGTGATCGCAGTCCGAGTGTGGAGGACAGACGGACAAACCAATTCGCCATGTCATACAGGCCCGCTCACAGAGACGATGTGTTCATGTTTCAGACAAAGTTATGA